In Bacteroidales bacterium, a single window of DNA contains:
- a CDS encoding nucleoside phosphorylase: MSKIESSELIINPDGSIYHLHLRPQDIADTILLVGDPGRVEMISKHFSSIDIKIINREFCTHTGYYNGKRITALSTGIGTDNIDIVLNELDALVNIDFETRIPKKEHTTLNLIRLGTSGGLQANVAVDSFLVSEKAIGFDGLLNFYAQRNEVVELDFEKSFTEFVGWNSLLPSPYVVSASSKLLEKLKGNNMSGVTISAPGFYGPQGRVLRLPIIDPEINNKIEKFVFNSKKITNYEMESSALFGLSKLLGHEALTICVIIANRVNKTFSKDYKPKVEALIKYTLDKLTE; encoded by the coding sequence ATGAGTAAAATTGAATCATCTGAACTAATTATCAATCCTGATGGAAGTATTTATCACCTTCATCTCCGCCCTCAAGATATAGCCGATACTATTTTATTAGTTGGCGATCCCGGTAGAGTTGAAATGATAAGCAAGCACTTTTCTTCGATAGATATTAAAATAATAAATCGTGAATTTTGTACTCATACTGGATATTATAATGGCAAACGTATTACTGCCCTTTCGACTGGTATAGGTACAGATAATATAGATATTGTATTAAACGAATTAGATGCACTTGTAAATATTGATTTTGAAACCCGAATACCCAAAAAAGAACATACTACTTTAAATCTTATTCGCTTAGGTACTTCGGGAGGTTTACAAGCCAATGTTGCAGTAGATTCATTTCTAGTGAGCGAAAAAGCAATTGGGTTCGATGGCTTACTTAATTTTTATGCTCAACGTAATGAAGTAGTAGAATTAGATTTTGAAAAGTCATTTACCGAATTTGTGGGTTGGAATTCGCTATTACCTTCACCCTATGTAGTTTCTGCATCGAGTAAATTATTAGAAAAACTCAAAGGCAATAATATGAGTGGTGTTACGATTTCGGCTCCTGGTTTTTATGGACCTCAAGGTAGAGTTTTACGCCTGCCTATTATTGATCCAGAAATTAATAATAAAATAGAAAAATTTGTTTTTAATAGTAAAAAAATCACAAATTATGAAATGGAAAGTTCTGCCCTATTTGGTTTATCAAAACTATTAGGGCACGAAGCTTTAACAATTTGTGTTATTATAGCCAATCGCGTTAATAAAACTTTTTCTAAAGATTATAAACCTAAGGTTGAGGCACTCATTAAATATACCTTAGATAAATTAACAGAATAA